The Engraulis encrasicolus isolate BLACKSEA-1 chromosome 22, IST_EnEncr_1.0, whole genome shotgun sequence genome includes a region encoding these proteins:
- the LOC134439187 gene encoding uncharacterized protein LOC134439187, which produces MELGDGSSSSEVANNTASQSRGQSPSRSQRTSRSHVRNDYRSRSCSRSSAGSSTGSSWYSDHTYRSRRSRHSHGRHRHGRSRHRSRHRSRHRRDYRSCDSRCRHDRSHHSGRRGDRSHRDDRTHRDVQPPSEDIAHRGDQTHKDIKPARQDKARRGGRTIGAQPPRVHQAGRATLSQRVNQARSNLTPRGGQTQKDVQSLSEDGGAHRDGPIQGEDSSPPTWSTHTRPVTEPGSWTFPMPTEVFQEEVLNLLLDIRNHLIAPQLTSSVHIETIDTMEEFDELQQRLADTFTFDALVQQIQRVGGRNTRDCVFRAMGRLFTNNLMAKFNLKGKGKSGKRALEGTNVFRAITEGVMNVNTTATEQEIRGWMGEQLKHAPSRRGGGGFGQPVVNTSIISDAAMLCDVFANNISHVTGSQ; this is translated from the exons ATGGAGCTTGGCGACGGTTCCTCGAGTAGTGAAGTGGCCA ATAACACGGCATCTCAGAGCAGAGGCCAATCACCGTcca GATCTCAACGTACATCAAGATCTCATGTGAGGAATGACTATCGCTCCAG GTCCTGTAGCAGGAGCAGTGCTGGATCCAGCACAGGGTCCTCTTGGTACAGTGATCACACCTACAGGTCCAGGCGGTCACGGCACAGTCATG GCAGGCACAGACACGGCAGGTCACGGCACAGGTCCAGGCACAGGTCCAGGCACAGGCGTGATTACCGATCCTGTGACAGCAGGTGCAGACATGATCGATCACACCACAGTGGCCGAAGAGGTGACCGAAGCCACAGGGATGACCGAACCCATAGAGATGTCCAACCCCCCAGTGAGGACATTGCACATAGAGGTGACCAAACCCATAAAGATATCAAACCCGCCAGGCAGGACAAGGCACGTAGAGGTGGCCGAACCATAGGTGCCCAACCACCCAGAGTGCACCAGGCAGGTAGAGCTACCTTAAGTCAAAGAGTGAACCAAGCCCGCAGTAATCTCACACCTAGAGGTGGCCAAACTCAGAAGGATGTCCAATCCCTCAGTGAGGATGGAGGAGCACATCGAGATGGCCCAATCCAAGGAGAAGACTCATCTCCGCCGACCTGGTCAACACATACTAGACCAG TGACTGAGCCAGGGAGTTGGACCTTCCCAATGCCTACGGAGG TGTTCCAGGAGGAGGTCCTGAACTTATTACTGGACATCCGCAATCACCTCATTGCACCACAGCTGACCTCCTCAGTGCATATCGAGACTATTGACACCATGGAGGAGTTTGATGAACTGCAGCAACGCCTTGCAGATACATTTACCTTCGATGCCCTG GTGCAGCAAATACAAAGGGTTGGTGGGCGAAACACCAGGGACTGTGTTTTCCGAGCAATGGGCAG GCTGTTCACCAACAACCTCATGGCCAAATTTAATTTGAAAGGCAAAGGGAAAAGTGGGAAACGTGCCTTGGAGGGAACAAATGTTTTCAGAGCAATAACGG AAGGGGTCATGAACGTCAACACCACGGCGACCGAGCAAGAAATCAGAGGCTGGATGGGGGAGCAACTGAAGCACGCTCCAAGCAGGCGTGGCGGTGGAGGATTTGGCCAGCCAGTCGTGAACACTTCCATTATCTCTGATGCTGCGATGCTGTGTGATGTTTTTGCCAATAACATATCCCATGTCACTGGAAGTCAATAG